The Saccharopolyspora gloriosae genome has a segment encoding these proteins:
- a CDS encoding intradiol ring-cleavage dioxygenase, whose amino-acid sequence MSDHHEGQRVSRRSMFAGVGSIGLGTLLAACGSQAGGSSTVTTSTGESASVTPQTATDATDLFAGTNTCTLTPDTTQGPYYFDADKIRADIREDREGVRLRLALKVQDSETCAVLPNAVVEIWHCDAAGLYSGAEDQSSGGGGTPPGPPPENGERPGGGPGGGDQDLVPTDDKRYLRGAQVSNAEGVVEFTTIWPGWYMGRTVHIHVMVHVSNERVLTSQLMFDEELNSAVFARQPYAAHTGRDTFNDGDNIFEDSMLLKVAQDGDGYLAAIVLSADSDKDGA is encoded by the coding sequence ATGTCAGACCACCACGAAGGTCAGCGAGTCAGCCGACGATCCATGTTCGCCGGCGTCGGTTCCATCGGACTGGGCACGTTGCTCGCCGCGTGCGGATCGCAGGCGGGCGGCAGCTCCACCGTCACCACCTCCACCGGGGAGAGCGCGTCGGTCACGCCGCAGACCGCCACCGACGCGACGGACCTGTTCGCCGGGACCAACACCTGCACTCTCACCCCCGACACCACGCAGGGGCCGTACTACTTCGACGCCGACAAGATCCGCGCCGACATCCGGGAGGACCGGGAGGGCGTGCGGCTGCGGCTCGCGCTCAAGGTGCAGGACAGCGAGACGTGCGCGGTGCTGCCGAACGCCGTCGTGGAGATCTGGCATTGCGACGCGGCAGGGCTGTACTCCGGTGCCGAGGACCAGTCCAGCGGCGGCGGCGGTACTCCGCCCGGTCCGCCGCCGGAGAACGGTGAGCGGCCCGGCGGCGGTCCCGGCGGTGGAGATCAGGACCTGGTGCCCACCGACGACAAGCGCTACCTGCGCGGTGCTCAGGTCAGCAACGCCGAGGGCGTCGTCGAGTTCACCACCATCTGGCCCGGTTGGTACATGGGCCGCACCGTGCACATCCACGTGATGGTCCACGTCAGCAACGAGCGGGTGCTGACCAGCCAGCTCATGTTCGACGAGGAGCTGAACTCGGCGGTGTTCGCCCGGCAGCCCTACGCCGCGCACACCGGGCGGGACACCTTCAACGACGGTGACAACATCTTCGAGGACTCCATGCTCCTCAAAGTCGCCCAGGACGGCGACGGCTACCTGGCCGCGATCGTCCTGTCCGCGGACTCCGACAAGGACGGCGCCTGA